A single Pseudodesulfovibrio aespoeensis Aspo-2 DNA region contains:
- a CDS encoding methyl-accepting chemotaxis protein, whose translation MQIRSVNTVIAALISVVIVAAVGSGVWWVSSHTYQTVFKEQTVAMHNVVEQTMTALDAYMEQTESMTRMLASQQVVVDALMGRDPLGADWLFKDLLTSTEGYWAAFVFDTHGKVVAGSNAAGANMSGADRSGREYVKAILSGQHESYLSNDILTAASGQGNLIFAAASVVHGPDGSVIGGVGIFPKWDFFTSRFIDPFRIAENGYGFMLDAKGRIIAHAVNKDLYLKDLSEFDFVRTALSKRSGSAEYVWEGRDKYMVFETLERTGWVMVMSAYESDMGAAALTQRAYLAIGGAVVALLLAGVLVVIVRLLVTHPVQGLLGYASEIASGDLNAKLSGVYRFEFKELADQIEAMVADLKSKLGFSEGVLKGLTLPCALVGADHKMLWVNQQMCELIGRDGKPEDYVGMAPGQFFYEDKQRETMADKAIKEKRQLSSEVEYKTMGGVKKNIMRTTTPFFDMDGVMLGSLGVWIDMTDIRSQQRFIEEQNARIAVAVSEAEEISQYLSSAAEELSAQIEQASRGAEEQKARVAETSTAMEQMNSTVLEVAKSASQAAEEADTAKENAQLGEMKVGEVIMAVGDVQSQADNLKVSMEELGKQAAGIGNILEVITDIADQTNLLALNAAIEAARAGEAGRGFAVVADEVRKLAEKTMAATSEVGGAISRIQSMTKGNVAATEKAVKAVAHSTELANESGRALKEIVSRVDNAADQVRSIATASEEQSATSEEINRATDDINRISMETSQVMLESAQAIQEVASMASRLNLVIERMSAKD comes from the coding sequence ATGCAGATACGAAGCGTCAATACAGTCATCGCTGCTCTGATATCAGTGGTGATCGTCGCCGCTGTGGGGTCGGGCGTCTGGTGGGTCAGCAGCCACACCTACCAGACCGTGTTCAAGGAGCAGACCGTGGCCATGCACAACGTGGTCGAGCAGACCATGACCGCCCTGGACGCCTACATGGAACAGACCGAGAGCATGACCAGGATGCTCGCCTCGCAGCAGGTGGTGGTCGATGCGCTCATGGGACGCGATCCCCTGGGCGCGGACTGGCTGTTCAAGGATCTGCTGACAAGCACCGAAGGGTACTGGGCGGCATTTGTTTTTGACACCCACGGCAAGGTGGTGGCCGGGAGCAACGCTGCCGGGGCCAACATGAGCGGCGCGGACCGGAGCGGTCGCGAATACGTCAAGGCCATCCTGAGCGGCCAGCATGAGAGCTACCTGTCTAACGACATTCTCACGGCGGCGAGCGGCCAGGGCAACCTCATCTTCGCGGCGGCAAGCGTGGTCCACGGGCCGGACGGCAGCGTCATTGGCGGGGTGGGCATCTTCCCCAAATGGGATTTCTTCACCTCCAGGTTCATTGATCCCTTCCGCATCGCCGAGAACGGCTACGGGTTCATGCTCGATGCCAAGGGGCGGATCATCGCCCACGCCGTGAACAAGGATCTCTACCTCAAGGATTTGAGCGAGTTCGACTTTGTGCGCACCGCCCTGTCCAAGCGCAGCGGCAGCGCCGAGTACGTCTGGGAAGGGCGAGACAAGTACATGGTCTTCGAGACCCTGGAAAGGACCGGCTGGGTCATGGTCATGAGCGCGTATGAATCCGACATGGGTGCTGCAGCCCTGACCCAGCGCGCCTATCTCGCCATCGGCGGGGCGGTGGTGGCCCTGTTGCTGGCCGGTGTGCTGGTGGTCATTGTCAGGCTGCTGGTCACCCATCCGGTCCAGGGGCTGCTCGGCTATGCCTCGGAGATCGCCAGCGGCGACCTGAATGCGAAACTGAGCGGGGTGTACCGGTTTGAATTCAAGGAGCTGGCGGACCAGATCGAGGCCATGGTGGCGGACCTCAAGAGCAAGCTTGGCTTCTCCGAGGGCGTGCTCAAGGGGCTGACCCTGCCGTGCGCCCTGGTGGGCGCGGACCACAAGATGCTCTGGGTCAACCAGCAGATGTGCGAGCTGATCGGGCGCGACGGCAAGCCCGAGGACTACGTCGGCATGGCACCGGGCCAGTTCTTCTATGAGGACAAGCAGCGCGAGACCATGGCCGACAAAGCCATCAAGGAAAAACGCCAGCTTTCATCAGAGGTCGAGTACAAGACCATGGGCGGCGTGAAAAAGAACATCATGCGTACCACGACGCCTTTCTTTGACATGGACGGGGTTATGCTCGGCTCTCTGGGCGTGTGGATAGACATGACAGACATCCGCAGCCAGCAACGGTTCATCGAGGAGCAGAACGCGCGCATCGCCGTGGCCGTGAGCGAGGCCGAGGAGATTTCGCAATACCTGTCGAGTGCGGCAGAGGAGCTCTCGGCCCAGATCGAGCAGGCCAGCCGGGGCGCGGAAGAGCAGAAGGCCCGCGTGGCCGAGACCTCCACGGCCATGGAGCAGATGAACTCCACCGTGCTTGAGGTGGCCAAGAGCGCCAGCCAGGCGGCCGAGGAGGCGGATACCGCCAAGGAGAACGCCCAGCTCGGCGAGATGAAGGTCGGCGAGGTGATCATGGCTGTGGGCGACGTGCAAAGCCAGGCGGACAACCTCAAGGTGTCCATGGAAGAGCTTGGCAAGCAGGCGGCGGGCATCGGCAACATCCTTGAAGTGATCACCGACATTGCGGACCAGACCAACCTGCTGGCGCTCAACGCGGCCATTGAGGCCGCCCGCGCGGGCGAGGCTGGCCGGGGATTCGCCGTGGTGGCCGACGAGGTGCGCAAGCTGGCCGAGAAGACCATGGCTGCCACCAGCGAGGTGGGCGGGGCCATCAGCCGCATCCAGTCCATGACCAAGGGCAACGTGGCCGCCACCGAGAAGGCCGTCAAGGCCGTGGCCCACAGCACCGAGCTGGCCAACGAGTCGGGCCGGGCGCTCAAGGAGATCGTCAGCCGGGTGGACAATGCCGCCGATCAGGTGCGCTCCATCGCCACAGCGTCCGAGGAGCAGTCGGCCACCAGCGAGGAGATCAACCGCGCCACAGACGACATCAATCGCATCTCCATGGAGACCTCGCAGGTCATGCTGGAATCGGCCCAGGCCATCCAGGAGGTGGCGTCCATGGCCTCCCGGCTCAATTTAGTCATCGAGCGCATGTCGGCCAAGGATTGA
- the mtnA gene encoding S-methyl-5-thioribose-1-phosphate isomerase: MTEHIQYSPDKDALVLLDQRYLPNREEWFECRTTDDICFALVVMVVRGAPAIGVTAAYGCYLAGREVQGMDGDWKANLNAKLDQIEKARPTAVNLRWAVREMRRVWQEAGDVSLDALLTVWLARAREIHEDDIAMCEAIGRFGGALMDDGDTIMTHCNAGALATAGYGTALGVVRGAVDQGKKVSVIANETRPFLQGARLTAYELHKDGIPVKVACDNACALLMKRGLVDKVVVGADRIAANGDAVNKIGTFGVAIMAQRFGIPFYVAAPVYTIDPETPTGDDVPIEDRDPREVTHIGDHRIPPEGVEVYNLAFDPTPNELITGIITEKGVLYPPYTEAIRKLFDK, encoded by the coding sequence ATGACCGAACATATCCAGTATTCTCCCGACAAGGACGCCCTCGTCCTGCTCGATCAGCGCTATCTGCCCAATCGCGAGGAGTGGTTCGAGTGCCGGACCACGGACGACATCTGCTTTGCCCTGGTGGTCATGGTGGTGCGCGGCGCGCCCGCCATCGGCGTGACCGCGGCCTATGGCTGCTATCTGGCTGGCCGCGAGGTCCAGGGCATGGACGGCGACTGGAAGGCGAACCTGAACGCCAAGCTCGACCAGATCGAGAAGGCCCGACCCACGGCGGTCAACCTGCGCTGGGCCGTGCGCGAGATGCGCCGCGTCTGGCAGGAGGCCGGGGACGTGTCCCTGGACGCGCTGCTTACGGTCTGGCTGGCCCGGGCCAGGGAGATTCACGAGGACGACATCGCCATGTGCGAGGCCATTGGCCGGTTTGGCGGCGCGCTCATGGACGACGGCGACACCATCATGACCCACTGCAACGCGGGTGCGCTGGCCACCGCCGGGTACGGCACCGCGCTTGGCGTGGTGCGCGGGGCCGTGGACCAGGGCAAGAAGGTCTCGGTCATCGCCAACGAGACGCGGCCCTTTCTCCAGGGCGCGCGCCTGACCGCCTACGAGCTGCACAAGGATGGCATCCCGGTCAAGGTGGCCTGCGACAACGCCTGCGCCCTGCTCATGAAGCGTGGGCTGGTGGACAAGGTGGTGGTGGGCGCGGACCGCATCGCGGCCAACGGCGACGCGGTCAACAAGATAGGCACCTTTGGTGTGGCCATCATGGCGCAGCGCTTCGGCATCCCGTTCTACGTGGCCGCCCCGGTCTACACCATCGACCCGGAGACACCCACTGGCGACGACGTGCCCATCGAGGACCGCGACCCGCGCGAGGTCACCCACATCGGCGACCATCGCATTCCTCCAGAAGGCGTGGAGGTCTACAACCTCGCCTTTGATCCCACCCCCAACGAACTCATCACCGGCATCATCACCGAAAAAGGCGTGCTCTATCCGCCCTACACCGAGGCCATCAGAAAGCTTTTTGATAAATGA
- the gatB gene encoding Asp-tRNA(Asn)/Glu-tRNA(Gln) amidotransferase subunit GatB, translated as MPRYETVIGLEVHAHLKTRSKIFCSCSTTFGREPNENVCAVCSGMPGVLPVLNAKVPEFAAKMGLATGCEVNLTSVFARKNYFYPDLPKGYQISQFELPICERGQVAIEVDGQRKVIGLTRIHMEEDAGKNIHSAAENASFVDLNRAGVPLIEIVSEPDMRSAEEAVAYLKELRSILLYLGICDGNMEEGSFRCDANVSIRPAGQETLGTRAELKNLNSFKHVQKAIEYEVARQIDLIEDGEAVVQETRLYNADKGTTHSMRGKEEAHDYRYFPDPDLVPLVLDPAWVEQWRAELPELPAAKRARFMADYGLADYDADLLTGELAVADYYEAAVRAYSGEARKVANWVVGDLLPSLGETGIAAGDCRLTPARLAGLLALVDDGTISVKIGKDSFRDLCASGDDPAEYVRDRGLAQVSDTGELEAMVDRVIAENPSEAEAYRGGKIKLISFFMGQVMRLSKGQANPGVVTKLLQQKLS; from the coding sequence ATGCCCCGGTACGAAACCGTCATCGGCCTGGAAGTGCACGCCCACCTCAAGACCCGGTCCAAGATATTCTGCTCCTGCTCCACCACCTTTGGCAGGGAGCCCAACGAGAACGTCTGCGCGGTCTGCTCCGGCATGCCCGGCGTGTTGCCCGTGCTCAACGCCAAGGTGCCGGAATTCGCCGCCAAGATGGGGCTGGCCACCGGTTGCGAGGTGAACCTCACATCCGTGTTCGCGCGCAAGAATTATTTTTATCCCGACCTGCCCAAGGGGTATCAGATCTCCCAGTTCGAGCTGCCCATCTGCGAGCGCGGGCAGGTGGCCATCGAGGTGGACGGCCAGCGCAAGGTCATTGGCCTGACGCGCATCCACATGGAGGAGGACGCGGGCAAGAACATCCACTCCGCCGCCGAGAACGCCAGCTTCGTGGACCTGAACCGGGCCGGGGTGCCGCTCATCGAGATCGTGTCCGAGCCGGACATGCGCTCTGCCGAGGAGGCCGTGGCCTACCTCAAGGAACTGCGCTCCATCCTGCTCTACCTCGGCATCTGCGACGGCAACATGGAGGAGGGCAGTTTCCGCTGCGACGCCAACGTCTCCATCCGCCCGGCGGGCCAGGAAACCCTTGGCACCCGTGCCGAGCTGAAGAACCTCAACTCCTTCAAGCACGTCCAAAAAGCCATCGAGTACGAGGTGGCTCGTCAGATCGACCTGATCGAGGACGGCGAAGCCGTGGTGCAGGAGACCCGTCTCTACAACGCGGACAAGGGCACCACCCACTCCATGCGCGGCAAGGAGGAGGCCCACGACTATCGCTATTTCCCGGACCCGGATCTGGTGCCGCTCGTTCTGGACCCGGCCTGGGTGGAGCAGTGGCGCGCCGAGCTGCCCGAGCTGCCCGCTGCCAAGCGGGCGCGCTTCATGGCCGACTACGGGCTGGCCGACTACGACGCCGACCTGCTCACCGGCGAGCTGGCCGTGGCCGACTACTACGAGGCCGCGGTCAGGGCCTATTCCGGCGAGGCCAGAAAGGTGGCCAACTGGGTGGTGGGCGACCTGCTGCCCTCTCTGGGTGAGACCGGGATCGCGGCGGGCGACTGCCGGCTGACGCCCGCCAGACTGGCCGGATTGCTCGCGCTGGTGGACGACGGGACCATCTCGGTCAAGATAGGCAAGGACAGCTTTCGCGACCTGTGCGCCAGTGGCGACGACCCGGCGGAGTACGTCCGGGACAGGGGCTTGGCCCAGGTATCGGATACCGGCGAGCTGGAGGCCATGGTGGACCGCGTCATCGCCGAGAACCCGTCCGAGGCCGAGGCCTACCGGGGCGGCAAGATCAAGCTCATAAGCTTCTTCATGGGCCAGGTCATGCGCCTCTCCAAGGGGCAGGCCAACCCCGGTGTGGTGACCAAACTGCTCCAGCAGAAACTCTCGTAG